atattgtatatatgtaattacaatgattgtaatggggaggtaatatgatggagaatggaatttcaaatgggaaagtgtgggggtggggagggagggagttaccatgggatatattttataatcgtggaaaatgttaataaaaattaaaaaaaaaaaagaaggactggGAATGTACAAAAGCAAATGAGATCCAATATTTCcagcaaaaaaggaaaaacaagaaaatcaacttaatatacacatatgaaccaccagaagcaaaaaaaaaaaaagagagagagagagagagatgagaatgcTCAGCACATCTAAAGATCCTTTCACCACAAGAGGAAAGAGCTACAGAAGTAGAGATTAGCAAGGCAGTAATTATGTCTGGGAGGTAGATTCTGTCAGCAATAGGCACCCATCCAGTATTAGTGAAGGTCTGACCCCTAACCATGAACTGAAGTCAACTAAGCTGGGAACTAAAAGGCCTCAAATAGCTCTGGCATCATCTCCTCTAGGAAGCCTCTCTGTGAAGTAGGCCTTCAGCTACTGACTCCAACATTCTGGAAAGAAGGGGCCTGTCATTTCTCCACATGGGAATGAACAAGCAAGACCTGCATGTAGAATGGGAAAAGCCAAGGGGAGCCCGGTTAAACACAAAGCCTCATGATTTGTGTCACCAGAGCCTTATAATATGGTGTGGATTTTAAGTGAAAGGCACAGCAAAGACTAAGATTAGAAGGTGTTGGGGGTAAGAAGgcagaaggacagaaggaagccACAGGCAGCACTCAAGCCACAGGGCAAACCATGTGAGGAGTTTCCATGAACACAGGCTAAACTGGCTCCTGCTCAGTGCTGATTCCAAACACTCTCCTTTCATCCCCACAAACTGAGAGACATTTGTCAATTCCTGGAGAACCAGTTTCCTAACAAGTCTGACATTAATGTCTTCAAGCAAGTGACCCTCAGAGCCTGTTCCCACTTCATAGACATGctagaatattttttaagtaaatgaatCTAGTTGCTGGATGAGGAAAGGCACAGGAGCCAGGATGTCTCCTGGGACACAGTCACTGGAAATATCAAACTAACTGCTTGCTGTGGCTTCTGTTTGCAGAGGCATTTGTGCTGGAGCTTCCTCCAACTCACCCCTCACAGCACTGCAGAGGCCAGGGTCTGCAGTCTGGCTCCCTAGGTCCCAGGGCCAGCCATGTTACTcatggtgtgtggtggtttgaatcagaaacCATATGaaaccataaactcatgttttttcaatgcttagtccccagctgatggcaatctgaacagtggagccttgcttgaggaggtatgttgttggtggcaggcttagAGTTATTATTATAGCTGTCTCCTCCTTGCCAGTgatcagctcactctcctactgctgttttctagctgctgaggcaaagatgatgtctagcctctgatcatgccatactttacctgccatcatgaagctttcccaagagtctgtaagccaaaataaagtctttcctcccatcagttgttTTTGATCAGGTATTTTATCCCAACAATGAGagagtaactacaacagaaaacggTGACCTAACTAAACCACATTTCCTTTCAACCTCAGCTTCAGCATCTTCAAATAAGGACAGCAATAAACACTTGCAAGGCAAAAATGAGTTTACCTAGGCAAAGCACTCACTTAAGTAGTTTATTGGTATTGTTGTTGCTACTTTGCTATTATTACTACTGGGGACATATAAGCAGTCTTCAGTTACTTTGCTATTAATAGGAATCTTTTATGAAGGAAGGATCCGAAATTCTATTATTTTGCCTCAAAACTTCACTTATGCCATATCAAAAAAAGCACTTTGGGGtcaagagatgactcaatggttaaagatgtttgcttgcaaggcctctctgcctaggttcaattcctaatccaaccacataagtcagacacaaaaagtggtacacgtgtctgatgacacatacataccacacacatatgaaaaatattttttaagtagaggtgcattttaaaagtaaaaagggttggagaggtggttcaatggttaaggtgcttgcctgcaaagcctaactacctgagttggattcctcaatacccacgtaaagttagatgcacaaagacagaaagtggcttatgtatctagagttcatatgcagaaactagaggccctagtgtacccattctctctccctccctccctcccccctccccctctctctcttcctctctctctctccctaaataaataaaatttttataaaaataaaaatttaaaaaaacatttggctttaaaaagagagactttCTCAAATATGCAAAAAGTAAtacataaaaaatgttttaagtttcCTCATGTCATCTCATAAGTCACAGGCACATGAAGAGGAATGAGGAATCTTATAGGTACTGACAACCTACAGATATGCTTTCAATAAAATACATCTCCAAACACGATAGGCTGGATAATAAATCCATATGCCGCTTCTAGTCAAAAGACCTGGGGGGGGGAAATAAAGTAGCCAGTAGACATCCCAAGTTAGCATTGCCCTACATCTCCAAATGGAGTCAGTGGCTGCCTTCCTTCCACATGGGATGGAACTGTGCATGCTCTGCTGAGGCAACTGTGTATGTCTCCTTGGTAGGGGCATTCTACAAAAGATTCCACCATCACGTTTTTTCATTATGGCTGTCTAAAAGTACTGGCTCATTTTATACCTGTTggcatcatttttgtttttcagaaatttAGCATTCACTCCTCTAGCTATAATGAACCACCTCTGTAATCTgtacatttcttctttccttccatttgcTGAACTGGCCCTGTGAGTGGGTTGGCTCTTTCATGTCTGTACAATTTTTTGTGATAAGGTTTTATCCTAAGGTTTTATCCTGTAAATAaccataaaattcaaaatatatactaaaaatatGTCCATAAAGATATACACTTCATTCATATGTCTCAAACAcctatattttagtattttagtcATTATAAATGGGGCAGTACAATTTAAACACCGATTCATCCTGTTACCTCCCAACCACCACAAGTATACTGAAAAATCAACATGTTGGTGGTATATATCTAAAATTTAAATGCATAAAAAAACCCAtgatatttcaaaaagaaaaattattagcataatggaatatatttatttgacataaaaaCAGCCAACCAAACATTCTCCATACTGAACTAGGAAGTTTATTAGGCTCCTAATTTCCATGTCTAGAACATGAACATGGATTTACATGCATTGTTTCATGTTGTGAATGTCACATGCATGTAGTCTTCAGTCAGCTGGGCCTCTGATTCTACTTGTCAGTAATTTATAGTTAGCTCAATGTGAGTAAATGGCAAATACAGAATAATGCCTAAGCCGTAGCAATAAATCCTGTCcaataacatttacttttttttccaaaatcaTATCAcaactctctgtttctctcttgtaaaaaataaatttcataacaAGGCATTTAATTTACCTtactgagaaaaataaagataactcTATCATTTCAGAATTCAGCAATGAATGTCCAACTATGGCTAAAAGGTACACCCtgagaaataaacattttatccAAAGAAACCCATTGAGGTTTATAAAGCTGTGTTAACCTAATGTCAGGAGAGGACACAAGTGCAAATGTCCCTGCTCATTTTGCTGTGCAATTCTCCAATGATGCAGTGTGGTAACCATCCTCATTGTCTTCCATGCTTGAAGCATCTGTGGAGTCAGGATCACTAACCACGATGCCAACAGAAGATAAACTGGCAATGAAGGCATGTACCTGCTGTGCATAAATGTCTCTAATGTTAAAGTAAGGTAGCTCATGACACTTCTCTGGTGGGTCCTCACTGCACTGGTCCATATccatatccttctgcttctgGTAGTACTTGGAAAACTTGTTAAAGATGATGGTAATAGGAAGGGCCACAACCAAGATGCCACATATTATGCATGTGCTGGCAATGATCTTCCCAGCCAAGGTGATGGGGTGGGTGTCGCCATAGCCCACAGTGGTCATGCTGATAGTGGCCCACCACCAGCAGATGGGGATACTGGTGAGACTGGATGAGTGGTCATCTTTCTCCACAGAGTAGATAAGCACAGAGAAGATGGAAATGCCCACCGACAGGAAGAggagcagcaaccccacttcatGGTAGCTGTGCCTCAGCGTGGCCCCAAGAGACCGAAGCCCCACAGAGTGCCGGGCAAGCTTCAGAATCCGAAAGATCCTCATGAGGCGAAGGATCTGAACCACCTTGCCCATATTCTCAATGTCCTCACTCTCTTCTTCTTTGGTGTCCACCGCCAATGTGGCATAGAAGGGAATAATAGAAACGAAGTCAATTATGTTCAGAGGGTTCTTCCAGAACTTCTTTTGACACGGTGCAGCCACCAGCCGTATGGCCAACTCACCGGTGAACCAAGCAATACAGGCAATCTCCACACCCTCTAGCACAGGGTCATCCACC
The genomic region above belongs to Jaculus jaculus isolate mJacJac1 chromosome 5, mJacJac1.mat.Y.cur, whole genome shotgun sequence and contains:
- the Kcns3 gene encoding potassium voltage-gated channel subfamily S member 3, encoding MVFGEFFHHPGQDEELVNLNVGGFKQSVDQSTLLRFPHTRLGKLLMCHSEEAILELCDDYSVADKEYYFDRNPSLFRYVLNFYYTGKLHVMEELCVFSFCQEIEYWGINELFIDSCCSSRYQERKEENHEKDWEQKSNDVSTDSSFEESSLFEKELEKFDELRFGQLRKKIWIRMENPAYCLSAKLIAISSLSVVLASIVAMCVHSMSEFQNEDGEVDDPVLEGVEIACIAWFTGELAIRLVAAPCQKKFWKNPLNIIDFVSIIPFYATLAVDTKEEESEDIENMGKVVQILRLMRIFRILKLARHSVGLRSLGATLRHSYHEVGLLLLFLSVGISIFSVLIYSVEKDDHSSSLTSIPICWWWATISMTTVGYGDTHPITLAGKIIASTCIICGILVVALPITIIFNKFSKYYQKQKDMDMDQCSEDPPEKCHELPYFNIRDIYAQQVHAFIASLSSVGIVVSDPDSTDASSMEDNEDGYHTASLENCTAK